The Pseudomonadota bacterium sequence GGGGGAAAGCAGAACACTGACCATGCCCCAGAGAAAAGCCGCCGGCAGGGCGTATTCTGGACCAGCCTGAAGCCGGCTGGTTATACCTATGAGAATATCATTCATTACCGGGCCAGTAATTCTTCAAGTTTGGCAACCATGCTGTCTTTGTCCAGAAAACCGGCATGGCGATACACTTCCTTCCCGGTTTTGTCAAAAAAGATCTGGGTGGGGATGGCCAGTACATTGAGAGCCCTGGCTTTTTCAATGTTTTCCTCGTCCCCGACATCGACAAAAACGACCGCCGCGCGGCCTTGGTACTCTTTCTTCAGTTCCTCAAGAATCGGGGCCATCAGCTTGCAGGGGACGCAGGTTTTGGCCCCGAGATCAACCAGGGTCACGGTATTTTTGACAGGAATGCCGGGGACGACAACACCCGCCTTGCCCTGTTCCGATGAGGTGCAGGAAAGCAGCATTACAAAGGCCCACACGGTAATAAATCGAAAAAAGGTTTTCATTATGAATCACTCCGTTTCAGTTGAGTCCAGCTCTTCCCGCAGCCACTCTTCAATCCGGGCCGGAGTCGGAACACGGCCGGAGGATTTCAACTTGTCGTTCACGATCAGGGCCGGGGTCTGCAGAACACCGTAGCGACCGATCTCATCAAGGTCGTGGATCTGGAAGATATCGGCCGCCGCCCCGATCCTGTTCATAATTTCAATGACCATTTTCTGGATGTTGTTGCAGGA is a genomic window containing:
- a CDS encoding thioredoxin family protein, giving the protein MLLSCTSSEQGKAGVVVPGIPVKNTVTLVDLGAKTCVPCKLMAPILEELKKEYQGRAAVVFVDVGDEENIEKARALNVLAIPTQIFFDKTGKEVYRHAGFLDKDSMVAKLEELLAR